The Eubacterium maltosivorans genome includes the window TTCTCCATCAACACCCTCCTGCAGTTTCGCAATCTTCTCATCCTTGTCCTTTGACACATTGAGTAATTTTTTTAATTCCTCATCTTTTTCCATCAGCTGCTTTTCCAAAAGCTCAATACGCGACTCTACACGGTCAAAAGATTGTCCTCTATCCTGGGTATTCTTATCCATACAAGTCCACTCCCTATTTTCTTTCTATTACCATTTTCGGCACTGCTTTTTAAGGTTTAATATTTATTCATAGTCTATTATAACAAAATTCTTAGTAAAAGTATAATGTCTTTGTCAAAAAATATCATTGAAATTTTATTATTTTTCTCTATTATGGTATAATAACACAGTCATAAAGAGAAAAACGTATTTAATTAGCAATTGAGAGGTCCCAATGGAAAAACGAAACAAAAGCGTTATTGGAAACCGAAGAAGTGGCGAAAGGCCCTCTTCTCCTTCAAAAAAGGCGGCTTCACGCCCTTCAGGCCGACCAGGAAGCAGCCGGTCATCCCAGAGCCAAAGTTCCAGAAGCAATTCTTCCCGTTCATCCCGCCCCCCACAGAGGATTGATGATCGGAGACGCAATTCTAATGATACTTTACCCAAAAAACGCAAGAAAAAAAGAGGATTTTTTAAGAAAGCATTAATTTTACTTCTTGTGCTGCTCATCGGAGCAGGGGCATATGCCGCTACTGTCATCAAATTTGGCAATTTAAACAAAGATCTGACCGGAAAGGTCTCCCAATATAATATCAGTTCAAACGCCGCCAATATGGCCCTTAACCACCGTATTGTCAATGTGGCGATCTTCGGCGTCGACGGACGTGACGATGTGGATGGCAGCCGGTCCGACTCCATGATGATTGCTTCGGCCGACTTCGAACACAATAAACTGAAAATAACCTCATTAATGCGGGATACCTACGTATACATCAATAAAGATTACGGCTACGACAAGCTTAACGCCGCCTATTCCTTTGGTGGTCCCAATTTGGCGCTTAAGACCATTAACCAGAATTTCGATACCGCCATCACCGACTATGTGACCATTGACTTTACAGCTATGGTCGCCATGGTAAACGCCGTTGGCGGCGTCACCATTGATATTGAGAATGAAGACGAGCTCTATTGGGTTAATCAGTATTTGATGGATGTCAACAACCATGTTAATACAAATTCCGCTGATGTTCCTGGTACAGGCCCTCAGGTATTAGATGGAAGCCAGGCACTTGCCTATTGCCGTGTTCGTTATGTCGGCAACGGAGACTTTGACCGTACACTGCGCCAGAGAAAGGTTTTTGAACAAGTGCTCGACAAAGCAATGGATCTAAATCCATTGGCACAATATAATCTTTTGACACAGGTTATGCCTTATGTCGAAACATCACTGAGTCAAACCGAAATTTTAAAATACGCT containing:
- a CDS encoding LCP family protein, with the translated sequence MLLIGAGAYAATVIKFGNLNKDLTGKVSQYNISSNAANMALNHRIVNVAIFGVDGRDDVDGSRSDSMMIASADFEHNKLKITSLMRDTYVYINKDYGYDKLNAAYSFGGPNLALKTINQNFDTAITDYVTIDFTAMVAMVNAVGGVTIDIENEDELYWVNQYLMDVNNHVNTNSADVPGTGPQVLDGSQALAYCRVRYVGNGDFDRTLRQRKVFEQVLDKAMDLNPLAQYNLLTQVMPYVETSLSQTEILKYAGNVMFMKDHSIYQEQIPAEGYVDTGMLGDVSYVFPVTLADNIKEWYQFVYETDYTPSGTAQDISDEIESMW